From a region of the Halolamina sp. CBA1230 genome:
- a CDS encoding UPF0175 family protein, whose protein sequence is MGTISARVPDELEAELEAYLEDENLDRSTAVRKLLSEGLEEWRREQALEQLAAGSITFSKAAELAGMSVWDFAQLAKERDISWVDDDHVDADLEAL, encoded by the coding sequence ATGGGAACGATCTCGGCGCGGGTCCCCGATGAACTGGAAGCGGAGCTCGAGGCATATCTCGAGGACGAGAACCTGGATCGGAGTACGGCCGTTCGAAAGCTCCTCTCCGAGGGACTTGAGGAGTGGCGTCGCGAGCAGGCACTTGAGCAACTCGCGGCGGGGTCGATCACGTTCAGCAAGGCGGCTGAGCTGGCCGGGATGTCCGTCTGGGACTTCGCCCAGCTCGCAAAGGAACGCGACATCAGCTGGGTCGACGACGACCACGTCGACGCGGATCTCGAGGCACTGTGA
- a CDS encoding DUF3368 domain-containing protein, translating to MWVFDATPLIYLAKVDRLALVHHLDASCVIPERVYDEVVATGLEEGYPDARRIERAVDADRFDVVAVDASPLMARIRENPSLSDADAAVLAYADTHDGVAVMDETYGRDVAAAEGVTTRGTAFLILKLTKQGVISGDDARTIIDGMIDNGWYCAPDVYTKIIQKLDSFET from the coding sequence ATGTGGGTGTTCGACGCGACGCCGCTCATCTATCTCGCGAAAGTTGACCGACTCGCACTCGTCCACCACCTCGACGCGTCGTGTGTGATCCCCGAGCGCGTCTACGATGAAGTGGTCGCGACCGGCCTCGAAGAGGGGTATCCAGACGCTCGCCGAATCGAACGGGCCGTCGACGCTGACCGGTTCGACGTCGTCGCGGTTGACGCTTCGCCACTCATGGCTCGAATTCGGGAAAATCCCAGCCTTAGTGACGCTGACGCTGCTGTCCTGGCCTACGCCGACACGCATGACGGGGTGGCCGTGATGGACGAGACGTACGGGCGGGACGTTGCTGCCGCTGAAGGCGTTACGACCAGGGGCACAGCATTCCTGATTCTGAAACTCACAAAGCAGGGGGTGATTAGCGGTGACGACGCACGAACGATCATCGACGGGATGATCGACAACGGATGGTACTGCGCGCCCGACGTCTACACGAAGATCATTCAAAAGCTCGACTCGTTCGAAACCTGA
- a CDS encoding ArdC-like ssDNA-binding domain-containing protein, producing the protein MSTTSDASVSFDEADTRHDEMHSTIEQWIDDLVAGVDDAQASAEFQEWLDVQSRFHDYSSRNTLLIKRQCPEATKVAGYRTWQEEFDRHVKEGESAIWIWAPIIARQCPECENSPGYHEDSGCEYDETPPEEWSEGLVGFQPAPVFDVSQTEGEPLPDLDTAATGDAGDLVDQLTAAADELGVTVRIVPDDDWPHGEAKGICQQLSLIDGQPRVEVRDRANEADLARTLIHEYAHALLHGDVDDDTERSKREVEAEAVAYVVGRYCGLDTSGSAFYLAAWESDDPEVVRDRLGRISRTAEALIGALEGT; encoded by the coding sequence ATGTCCACGACCAGCGACGCGTCGGTCTCCTTCGACGAGGCCGACACACGGCACGACGAAATGCACAGCACGATCGAACAGTGGATCGACGACCTCGTCGCCGGCGTTGACGACGCGCAGGCCAGCGCGGAGTTCCAAGAGTGGCTCGACGTCCAGAGTCGGTTCCACGACTACTCCTCCCGCAACACGCTCCTCATCAAGCGGCAGTGTCCCGAGGCGACGAAGGTCGCCGGCTACCGGACGTGGCAGGAGGAGTTCGACCGCCACGTCAAGGAGGGTGAGTCGGCCATCTGGATCTGGGCGCCGATCATCGCCAGGCAGTGCCCGGAGTGCGAGAACTCGCCGGGCTACCACGAGGACAGTGGCTGTGAGTACGACGAAACGCCCCCCGAAGAATGGTCCGAGGGCCTGGTCGGGTTCCAGCCCGCGCCGGTGTTCGACGTCTCCCAGACCGAGGGTGAACCACTTCCCGACCTCGACACAGCAGCGACCGGGGACGCCGGCGACCTCGTCGACCAGCTGACAGCCGCCGCTGATGAACTCGGCGTGACGGTGCGGATCGTTCCCGACGACGACTGGCCCCACGGCGAGGCGAAGGGCATCTGTCAGCAACTGAGCCTCATCGACGGCCAGCCGCGCGTCGAGGTTCGTGATCGGGCGAACGAGGCCGACCTCGCGCGGACACTGATCCACGAGTACGCGCATGCTCTGCTCCACGGCGACGTCGATGACGACACCGAACGATCCAAGCGGGAAGTCGAGGCTGAGGCGGTCGCGTACGTCGTCGGGCGCTACTGCGGACTCGACACGAGCGGGTCGGCGTTCTACCTCGCTGCGTGGGAGTCGGACGATCCCGAAGTCGTTCGCGACCGGCTCGGGCGGATTAGTCGGACGGCCGAAGCGCTGATCGGCGCGCTGGAGGGAACCTAA
- a CDS encoding SatD family protein, producing the protein MTENWPDAEFVAVIGDIRGSRELSDRSEAQQEFKQVVTTLNEDIPDSVIASQFTVTTGDEFQVLLTDAAAAVDAVVAASDQFHPARLRFGIGRGELATQLNPAQAIGMDGPCFHRAREAIDAAEAAGAWVRVAGWGSPIDGHVNAMFDLVQCVREDWTERQAQFARALKAEGTQNGVADRYDVAKSTVSESLSAGHVQAVRAAEASLGELLAASRSNGGSR; encoded by the coding sequence ATGACCGAGAACTGGCCCGACGCCGAGTTCGTGGCGGTCATCGGCGACATCCGCGGGTCCCGAGAGCTGTCGGATCGCAGCGAGGCCCAGCAGGAGTTCAAGCAGGTTGTCACCACCCTCAACGAAGACATCCCGGACAGCGTGATCGCCTCGCAGTTCACCGTGACGACGGGTGACGAGTTCCAAGTGCTCCTGACCGATGCGGCCGCTGCCGTCGACGCGGTGGTCGCGGCCAGCGATCAGTTCCACCCGGCACGACTCCGGTTCGGTATCGGTCGGGGTGAGTTGGCTACCCAACTCAACCCGGCCCAGGCGATCGGGATGGACGGCCCGTGCTTTCACCGTGCTCGAGAAGCCATCGACGCGGCCGAAGCAGCCGGGGCGTGGGTCCGCGTCGCCGGCTGGGGGAGCCCCATCGACGGCCACGTCAACGCCATGTTCGATCTAGTGCAGTGCGTTCGGGAGGACTGGACGGAGCGGCAGGCCCAGTTCGCACGCGCCCTCAAAGCGGAGGGAACCCAGAACGGCGTCGCGGACCGCTACGACGTCGCGAAGTCCACCGTCAGCGAATCGCTCAGTGCCGGGCACGTCCAGGCGGTACGGGCTGCCGAGGCCTCGCTCGGCGAGCTGTTAGCGGCCAGCCGGAGCAACGGAGGGTCCCGATGA
- a CDS encoding DUF3307 domain-containing protein gives MSGWLTGLGPAGTALALLLFGHVLGDFAFQTDDLAAAKHRIGPLLTHGSIVVVVHAVVFLPLLTVQTAPTVVVIGVVHVLIDAVSARLRQRTGRSVQLFLGDQLAHLLVILGGWGVVDPATWALTPVVAGLGGVEQLPWAAVTTGAVYLAAFVFAHDGGNAIVRGVLPDPDPAPESEDDLEAGSLIGSLERWIILFLGVAGLWGSVGLVVAAKSIARFEELKQQAFAEYFLVGTLTSVLVAIALAGAVSALV, from the coding sequence ATGAGTGGGTGGTTGACGGGGCTCGGTCCGGCCGGAACTGCCCTCGCGCTCCTCCTGTTCGGGCACGTTCTCGGCGACTTCGCCTTCCAGACGGACGACCTCGCGGCGGCCAAACACCGAATCGGGCCGCTACTCACCCACGGCAGTATCGTCGTCGTCGTCCACGCCGTCGTCTTCCTCCCATTGTTGACGGTCCAGACTGCGCCCACCGTAGTCGTGATCGGCGTCGTGCACGTCTTGATCGACGCCGTCTCGGCACGGCTTCGCCAGCGAACGGGTAGGTCAGTGCAGCTGTTCCTCGGTGACCAGCTGGCGCACTTGCTGGTCATCCTCGGCGGATGGGGGGTGGTCGACCCAGCCACGTGGGCGCTCACGCCGGTCGTGGCCGGTCTCGGTGGGGTGGAGCAACTCCCCTGGGCCGCAGTGACCACCGGGGCGGTGTACCTCGCGGCGTTCGTGTTCGCACACGACGGCGGGAACGCCATCGTCCGGGGAGTGCTCCCGGATCCGGATCCGGCGCCGGAGAGTGAGGACGATCTGGAGGCAGGGTCGCTCATCGGGAGCCTCGAGCGGTGGATCATCCTCTTCCTCGGCGTGGCTGGCCTGTGGGGGTCGGTCGGGCTCGTCGTGGCGGCGAAGTCGATCGCCCGGTTCGAAGAACTCAAGCAGCAGGCGTTCGCGGAGTACTTCCTCGTCGGGACGCTCACCAGCGTGCTCGTGGCGATCGCGTTGGCCGGAGCCGTGTCGGCTCTCGTGTGA
- a CDS encoding DUF6166 domain-containing protein, with product MSGTIDDPTTAQSTTETIEVRYVGTRVRGGVRVRTYPGKQELTPSRSLDVVSHSPSGFEWGYGGSGPAQLALAILLDYTDDPEVARTHYQAFKREVVSQLECTGPDGTWTLTTGEIERWLPDE from the coding sequence ATGAGTGGAACGATCGACGATCCCACGACGGCACAGTCGACGACCGAGACGATCGAAGTTCGGTACGTCGGGACGCGCGTTCGGGGCGGCGTCCGCGTGCGGACGTACCCCGGGAAGCAGGAACTCACGCCGAGCCGTAGTCTCGACGTCGTGAGCCACAGCCCCTCGGGCTTCGAGTGGGGGTACGGTGGGAGTGGCCCCGCCCAACTCGCTCTCGCGATCCTGCTTGACTACACCGACGATCCGGAGGTCGCTCGCACGCATTACCAAGCGTTCAAGCGCGAGGTCGTAAGTCAACTCGAATGTACGGGGCCGGATGGGACATGGACACTCACGACTGGCGAGATCGAGCGGTGGCTCCCCGACGAATAG
- a CDS encoding type II toxin-antitoxin system VapC family toxin — MAEPVDTPIGTVTAEHFRPGHVRHQVVVGPKFLYALFNPRDQMHAVSRAFMAFVRDGDLPYRRLIVNDHIVDEAATRLKKQASMRNAASFLTTLDESTLYQFESVSEDVFDDAKATFVEWTDLDASLTDFVVAAHMDELAVDHILTYDRHYDAFDVTTLPYRSQD; from the coding sequence ATGGCAGAGCCAGTCGACACCCCGATCGGCACAGTTACAGCCGAGCACTTCCGCCCGGGCCACGTCCGACATCAGGTCGTTGTCGGCCCGAAGTTCCTCTACGCGCTGTTCAATCCTCGCGATCAGATGCACGCAGTCTCGCGGGCCTTCATGGCGTTCGTCCGCGACGGTGACCTCCCCTATCGTCGCCTCATCGTCAACGATCACATTGTCGACGAGGCCGCAACCCGGCTGAAAAAACAGGCGTCGATGCGGAACGCCGCATCGTTCCTGACGACGCTCGACGAGAGTACGCTGTATCAGTTCGAATCCGTCTCTGAGGATGTGTTCGATGACGCCAAAGCAACGTTCGTTGAGTGGACGGATCTGGATGCGTCACTCACTGATTTCGTCGTCGCCGCACACATGGACGAGCTGGCGGTCGATCACATCCTCACGTACGACCGGCACTACGATGCGTTCGACGTGACGACGCTCCCGTATCGCAGTCAGGACTAG